Proteins found in one Paenibacillus borealis genomic segment:
- a CDS encoding ABC transporter ATP-binding protein: protein MTQSTGKRLLQYALTAKKTFIAALLLLTIGVAAELAGPFIAKSMIDNHLLAIEKPYFVAASPEDAVEYNNNYYKRGDRFAADEAKGQEIRLLQAGKSFYFINEAVPQTEGERSFSDGNLRIQYGDQATVYPAVRLSADELFSFYKPEFPGIYKLVALYAMFLVISIIAEFGKTYWLQSSANQVIRKLRTDVYAHIQRLPVHFFDNLPAGKVVSRVTNDTEAVKDLFIAVLSNFATGIINITGVYVALFLLDVKLGLVSLFIVPIIIVWIVLYRKIATKYNTIIRSRLSEINAIINESIQGMSIIRIFRRQKQSSAEFEQLNDDYLKYQNKMLNLNAFTSHNLVNSLRSLSFVLVLWYFGFGSLDGSTFVSLGVLYAFVDVLGRMFQPITGMVNQLANLDSSMVSAGRVFTLMDEPGEPVTDGSMPRYKGNVVFKDVSFAYKKDFVLRDISFEARPGETVALVGHTGSGKSSIINLLFRFYDPQAGSITIDGQEVKTLPKQWLRSHMGIVLQDPYLFTGTIASNVSLGDERISRERVERALREVGADKLLSHLPQGFDEPVIEKGSTLSAGQRQLISFARALSFDPAILILDEATSNIDTETESIIQQALEVLKKGRTTFIIAHRLSTIRSADQILVLHRGEIVERGSHDELMALGGRYFRMYQLQLGAGAGNGTESPVSAAVPASSSAAGLRPSLEQI from the coding sequence TTGACACAGAGTACAGGCAAACGTCTGCTGCAGTACGCACTGACTGCCAAAAAAACATTCATAGCAGCCCTTCTGCTCCTCACCATCGGGGTAGCGGCTGAACTGGCGGGACCTTTCATCGCCAAAAGTATGATAGACAATCACCTGCTCGCGATTGAGAAGCCTTATTTCGTGGCGGCTTCGCCCGAAGATGCTGTTGAATATAACAACAACTATTACAAGCGCGGTGACCGGTTTGCCGCAGATGAAGCTAAAGGCCAGGAAATCCGCCTTCTTCAGGCAGGCAAAAGCTTCTATTTCATTAATGAAGCTGTCCCGCAGACTGAAGGCGAGCGGAGTTTCTCGGACGGGAACCTGCGCATCCAATATGGCGATCAGGCAACAGTCTATCCGGCCGTCAGGCTGTCGGCTGATGAGCTGTTTTCATTTTACAAGCCAGAGTTCCCCGGTATCTATAAACTGGTCGCTCTGTACGCCATGTTCCTCGTCATCTCGATCATAGCGGAGTTCGGCAAAACCTACTGGCTGCAATCGTCAGCCAATCAGGTCATCCGCAAGCTGCGGACGGATGTGTATGCCCATATCCAGCGTCTCCCGGTACATTTCTTCGATAATCTGCCTGCGGGCAAGGTAGTCTCCCGGGTAACCAATGATACGGAAGCGGTCAAGGACCTGTTTATTGCTGTACTGTCCAACTTCGCAACAGGGATTATTAATATTACCGGTGTCTACGTTGCCCTCTTCCTGCTGGACGTGAAGCTGGGTCTTGTCAGCTTGTTCATCGTGCCGATTATCATTGTCTGGATTGTGCTCTACCGCAAGATCGCAACGAAATACAATACGATCATCCGCTCACGTCTCAGTGAGATCAACGCCATTATCAATGAATCCATCCAAGGGATGTCCATTATCCGGATTTTCCGCCGCCAGAAGCAGAGTAGTGCGGAATTCGAACAGCTGAATGATGATTATCTGAAATACCAGAACAAAATGCTTAACCTGAATGCCTTCACGTCCCACAACCTGGTGAACTCCCTGCGCAGCCTCTCCTTCGTGCTCGTGCTGTGGTATTTCGGCTTCGGCAGTCTGGACGGTTCAACCTTCGTTTCCCTGGGCGTCCTTTATGCCTTCGTCGATGTACTGGGACGGATGTTCCAGCCCATTACAGGGATGGTCAACCAGTTGGCGAACCTAGACAGCTCAATGGTATCAGCAGGGCGCGTCTTCACACTGATGGATGAGCCTGGTGAGCCGGTAACCGACGGTTCGATGCCGCGTTACAAAGGCAATGTGGTCTTCAAGGATGTATCCTTTGCTTATAAAAAAGACTTCGTCCTGCGCGATATCTCCTTCGAGGCGCGTCCGGGCGAAACTGTCGCTCTGGTCGGTCATACCGGCTCGGGCAAAAGCTCGATCATCAATCTGCTGTTCCGCTTCTATGATCCGCAAGCCGGAAGCATCACCATTGACGGCCAGGAAGTCAAGACTCTGCCGAAACAGTGGCTGCGCAGTCATATGGGCATTGTGCTGCAGGACCCTTACCTCTTCACCGGAACGATTGCCTCGAATGTCAGTCTGGGCGATGAACGCATCAGCCGGGAACGTGTAGAACGTGCCTTGCGTGAAGTAGGGGCTGACAAATTGCTGTCCCATCTGCCGCAGGGCTTCGACGAGCCTGTGATTGAGAAAGGCAGCACCCTGTCCGCCGGCCAGCGGCAGCTGATCTCCTTCGCCAGAGCCTTGTCGTTCGATCCGGCGATTCTGATTCTGGATGAAGCAACCTCCAACATCGATACCGAAACGGAGAGCATCATCCAGCAGGCGCTGGAGGTGCTGAAGAAAGGCCGGACCACGTTCATCATTGCCCACCGGCTGTCCACCATCCGCAGCGCAGACCAGATTCTGGTGCTGCACCGGGGTGAGATTGTTGAACGGGGCAGTCATGATGAGCTGATGGCGCTGGGCGGACGTTACTTCCGTATGTATCAG
- a CDS encoding ABC transporter ATP-binding protein, with the protein MFSVLRDLGWFFRREKRRYAIGLILLIVVGVLELLPPRLLGNAIDDIVSGAITTGSLMKYIGMIVLMLLIIYWITYIWMHKLFGGSNLVERLLRSRFMNHLMTMTPAFFERNRTGDLMARATNDIRAVSATVGFGMLTLVDSTVYLTVVLFAMGFLVSWKLTLAAVIPLPLIAIAMVFYGKAIHDRYSLAQDAFGDMNDQVLESVSGIRVIRAYVQERMDEKRFSDITEDVYRKNMAVARVDAFFEPTIRFCVGLSYIIALTYGIYLVFRNQITLGDLVSFNMYLGMIVWPMFAIGELINIMQRGGASLERIDETLHAKPDVQDVPHPTPVVNPSSIELKDVTFRYPTSTIDNLSGVSLSLSQGQTLGVVGRTGSGKSTLLKQLLHEYPTGQGEILISGVPIGQIALDQLHSWMGYVPQEQILFSKSVRENIQFGYSGASDERIMQAITAAAFQNDLGTLSDGLDTMVGERGVSLSGGQKQRVSISRAFISNPDILILDDALSAVDARTEAKIIENIREERSGKTTLISTHRLSAIEHADLIVVLDGGHITERGTHQELLELNGWYREQFDRQQVENNLTNE; encoded by the coding sequence TTGTTCTCCGTACTCCGCGATCTCGGCTGGTTCTTCCGCCGGGAAAAAAGGCGCTATGCTATTGGCCTTATACTGCTAATTGTGGTTGGTGTGCTTGAATTGCTGCCTCCACGCCTCCTGGGTAACGCCATTGATGATATCGTCAGCGGCGCCATTACAACAGGTTCACTGATGAAATATATTGGCATGATTGTGCTCATGCTGCTGATTATTTACTGGATCACCTACATATGGATGCACAAGCTGTTCGGAGGTTCGAACCTGGTGGAGCGCCTGCTGCGCTCGCGCTTCATGAATCATCTCATGACGATGACACCGGCCTTCTTCGAGCGCAACCGCACCGGTGATCTGATGGCCCGGGCCACCAATGATATCCGTGCGGTATCGGCTACCGTAGGTTTTGGTATGCTGACCCTGGTCGATTCAACAGTCTATCTTACCGTTGTGCTGTTCGCCATGGGGTTCCTGGTCAGCTGGAAGCTGACGCTTGCCGCCGTTATCCCGCTTCCGCTAATCGCTATAGCCATGGTCTTCTATGGCAAAGCTATTCACGACCGCTACAGTCTGGCTCAGGATGCTTTCGGTGACATGAACGATCAGGTACTCGAATCGGTGTCCGGGATCCGAGTTATCCGTGCCTATGTGCAGGAACGTATGGATGAGAAGCGCTTCTCCGATATCACAGAGGATGTGTACCGCAAGAATATGGCTGTTGCCCGGGTCGATGCTTTCTTCGAGCCGACTATCCGCTTTTGCGTTGGCCTCAGCTATATTATTGCACTGACCTACGGAATCTATCTGGTATTCCGCAATCAGATCACACTTGGAGACCTGGTCTCCTTCAATATGTATCTCGGTATGATCGTCTGGCCGATGTTCGCCATCGGCGAGCTGATTAACATTATGCAGCGCGGCGGCGCCTCGCTGGAGCGGATCGATGAGACATTGCATGCCAAACCTGATGTGCAGGATGTCCCCCATCCAACTCCAGTAGTAAATCCGTCATCTATTGAGCTGAAGGATGTGACTTTCCGGTATCCGACCTCAACCATCGACAACCTGAGCGGAGTCAGCCTTTCCTTGTCGCAAGGCCAGACACTCGGTGTCGTTGGACGGACCGGCAGCGGCAAATCGACCCTGCTGAAACAGCTGCTGCATGAATATCCTACCGGTCAAGGTGAGATATTGATCTCAGGAGTTCCGATCGGCCAGATTGCCCTGGATCAGCTGCACAGCTGGATGGGCTATGTGCCGCAGGAGCAGATTCTGTTCTCCAAATCGGTGCGCGAGAATATCCAGTTCGGTTATTCCGGTGCCAGTGATGAGCGTATCATGCAGGCTATAACAGCTGCGGCGTTCCAGAATGACCTCGGCACCTTGTCCGACGGGCTCGATACCATGGTTGGCGAACGCGGTGTTTCCCTCTCCGGAGGACAGAAGCAGCGTGTCTCAATCTCCAGAGCCTTCATCTCGAATCCGGATATTCTGATTCTGGATGATGCACTGTCTGCTGTTGACGCGCGGACGGAAGCAAAGATCATCGAGAACATCCGTGAAGAGCGCAGCGGTAAAACCACGCTCATATCCACCCACCGTCTCTCGGCCATTGAACACGCCGATCTGATCGTTGTGCTCGATGGCGGACATATTACGGAGCGGGGTACCCACCAGGAGCTGCTTGAATTGAACGGCTGGTACCGTGAGCAGTTCGACCGCCAGCAGGTTGAGAATAACCTGACGAACGAATAA